In Labeo rohita strain BAU-BD-2019 chromosome 16, IGBB_LRoh.1.0, whole genome shotgun sequence, one DNA window encodes the following:
- the LOC127178259 gene encoding free fatty acid receptor 3-like, giving the protein MTLTVGFSKLVLGVYGFTLITGLPANILAFYTFLQKFRTRSTPMDALLFSLTISDLIFLLFLPFRMVEVANMKWTLPYFLCPLSVFIFYSVIANSALHLTAISVERYLGVAFPIKYKLKRNPRSAIIACVIFSIVSMAHCSIIYFMQYHNYFNPNTTDPSKRNSCYEEFAPEQLRILLPFRVELSVVFFFIPFLICCFCYIQCIRILSRLSSVNAKKRYRAMGMALGTLLVFIICFMPFNVSHLEGYISGNSSEWRQPALLTSTLNACLDPFIFYFSSSAVRETFKNVLRGLAGRLLPPCCRSALYCPFFNRGKQDERTQSTDDSIR; this is encoded by the coding sequence ATGACTTTGACGGTTGGTTTCAGTAAACTGGTGTTAGGGGTCTACGGATTCACACTGATCACAGGCCTCCCCGCCAACATCTTGGCGTTCTACACCTTCTTGCAGAAGTTCCGCACGCGCTCCACCCCAATGGACGCGCTGTTATTCAGTTTAACCATCTCTGATCTGATCTTCCTCCTTTTCCTGCCGTTTCGCATGGTGGAGGTGGCCAACATGAAATGGACGCTGCCTTACTTCCTCTGCCCACTGTCAGTATTCATCTTCTACTCGGTCATCGCCAACAGCGCCCTTCACCTGACGGCCATCAGCGTGGAGCGCTACCTGGGTGTAGCTTTCCCCATTAAATACAAGCTGAAACGCAATCCCAGAAGTGCCATCATAGCCTGCGTCATATTCTCGATAGTGTCAATGGCGCACTGCAGCATCATCTACTTCATGCAGTACCACAACTATTTCAATCCCAACACCACAGATCCATCCAAACGTAACAGCTGTTATGAAGAATTCGCTCCTGAACAGCTCAGGATCCTCCTGCCGTTTCGCGTGGAGCTTTCGGTTGTCTTCTTCTTCATCCCTTTCCTCATCTGCTGCTTCTGCTACATCCAATGCATCCGCATACTTTCTCGACTATCCAGCGTCAACGCCAAGAAGCGGTATAGAGCCATGGGGATGGCGTTGGGCACGCTTCTGGTCTTTATTATCTGTTTCATGCCCTTCAACGTCTCACACCTGGAGGGATACATAAGCGGCAACAGCTCTGAATGGAGACAACCCGCTTTACTCACCAGCACGCTGAATGCATGTCTCGACCCTTTCATATTCTACTTCTCTTCTTCTGCAGTCAGAGAGACTTTCAAGAACGTGTTGCGGGGGCTGGCAGGGCGTTTGCTCCCTCCTTGCTGCCGCTCGGCTCTCTACTGCCCTTTCTTCAACCGTGGGAAACAAGACGAGCGAACACAGAGCACTGATGACAGCATCCGCTAA